The uncultured Bacteroides sp. genome includes the window TTACATGCCAAGACTGTTTATACGATAAAGGATTCATATGGTAAGGTATATGCCGAAGGAGTAATCAGTACCAAAGATATCCCTATAGGAAATTGCTTTCAATTGGGGCGGATAAGTTACTCATTGCAAAAGATTACCTGCCCTCAGAAGTTAAATCTGGAGGTGCGAATAGAAGGTACAGATGCTGTGAACGATTGGGACTTCTGGGTCTATCCGGCACAGGTAAAGATCAATCAGGGCAATGTATACGTTACCGATTCATTGAATGCTAAAGCCCGGGAAATGCTGGAGCAGGGAGGCAATGTGTTGATTACAGCCGCAGGTAAGATTTCTTACGGCAAAGAAGTGGTGCAATACTTTACGCCTGTATTTTGGAATACCTCCTGGTTTAAAATGCGTCCTCCTCATACCACCGGTATCTGGGTAAACGATAAGCATCCTTTATTTAAGAACTTCCCGACGGAATATTATAGCAATCTGCAATGGTGGGAGTTACTCAATAAATCTCAGGTGATGCAATTTACGGAATTTCCCGATAGTTTTCAGCCGTTGGTGCAAAGCATAGATACTTGGTTCATCAGTCGCAAAATAGGCACTCTGTTTGAGGCGAAGGTATTGAATGGTAAGCTTATGATGACCAGTATGGACGTAACGAGCAATCCGGAAAAACGTATTGTTGCCCGTCAGATGTATAAGGCGATTTTGGATTACATGAATTCGGATGCTTTCCGTCCGCAAGATGCGATAGCACTAAAACAGATACAAAACCTTTTCACGGAAGAAGCACCAAGAGTAGATTCTTATACAAAAGATTCTCCCGATGAACTGAAACCGGTAAAAGGAGACAAAGGCATTTAAACCAAAAAGAATCAATTTAATAACATAATATAAATGAAGAAGTACATAGTAGCTTTGGCATTCATGGTTAGTGCAATGAGTCAGGCGCAGCAGACTAAATTTTCTTTTCGTTTTGACAACAATAAAAAGACAGAGGGAGCCATCGGCATTACTCCTCAAAGTGTATTTACGGAAGCCGTCGGTTATGGTTATGATTTACTACCGTCTCCGGATGGGAAAAGCAATCGACCGTTTTATTTTTCTGTGACTGTACCCGATGGTAATTATAGGGTAACGGTTACGTTGGGTGCCAAAAAGAAAGCAGGTGAAACAACTGTTCGTGGAGAATCCCGTCGTTTATTTATTGAGAACCTGCCTACAAAGAAAGGGGAATTTGTGAAACGTTCTTTTGTTATTAATAAGCGAAATCCGATGATTGCTGAGGGCGAATATGTGAAAATTAAGCCGCGGGAAAAGAATAAATTGAACTGGGACGGCAAACTAACGTTCGAATTTAATGGGAGTGCTCCCTGCTTGGCAGCGCTAAGCATAGAAAAGGTAGATGCCATTCCAACGATATTTTTATGCGGAAACTCTACGGTAGTAGATCAGGATAATGAACCATGGGCAAGTTGGGGGCAAATGATTCCCCGGTTCTTTAACGATCAGGTTTGTTTTGCTAACTATGCCGAGTCGGGAGAAGCCGCAAATACATTTCTTGCTGCGGGCCGATTAAAGAAAGCATTAACGCAAATGAAGCCGGGCGATTACATCTTTATGGAATTCGGGCATAACGACCAGAAACAAAAAGGTCCGGGAAAAGGAGCTTATTATTCCTTTATGACTAGCCTGAAGATTTTCATTGATGAAGCTCGCGAGCGTGGTGCGCAACCGGTATTGGTCACTCCGACACAAAGAAGAAGCTTCAATGACGAAGGTAAGATAGTCGATACCCACGGGGAGTATCCTGATGCCATGAGGTGGTTAGCTCACAAAGAGAACGTACCGTTGATTGATTTGAATGCGATGACTCGTATTCTTTACGAGGCAATGGGCGTTGAAGGAACAAAAAAAGCCTTTGTTCATTATCCGGCAAATACATATCCCGGACAAACGAAAGCACTGGAAGATAATACACACTTCAATCCTTATGGAGCGTATCAGATTGCCAAGTGCGTTATTGAAGGGATGAAGGCCAATAAACTTGGTTTTGTTAAATATCTGTCTGATGATTATCAAACCTTTAATCCTGCACATCCCGATAATCTTGCTACTTTTAAGTGGTGCCCAAGTCCATTTACCGAAATAGAGAAACCCGACGGAAACTAAACGATTTATTTGATTATAGTACATGAAGAAAATTATTATTGCCTCGTTAGCTGCGCTTTGTTTGTGCGGCTGTGGTTCTCTCAATAAAAATAGCGGTGATATTCCTTCTTTTGACTGGCTAAACGCTAGTGAAAGAGGAGACCTGTCTTGGGCAAAAGAAGTAGGATCCAGGCAATTTCCTAAAGACAAAATATTCCGTGTAAAAGCATTTGGGGCTGTGAACGATAGTACTGTTCTCAGCACGTTAGCTATACAAAGAACGATTGATTCCTGCAGTAATGCAGGCGGGGGTATTGTTGCTTTTGAACCCGGTTATTACCAAACCGGAGCACTGTTTATTAAGAAAGGAGTTAATCTGCAAATAGGTAAAGGTGTTACTCTGCTGGCCAGTACAAATTTCAAGGATTATCCGGAGTTTCGTACGCGCATAGCAGGCATTGAAATGGTCTGGCCATCGGCCGTGTTGAATATAATGGATGCTGAAAATGCAGCTGTATCGGGTGAAGGAACGCTGGATTGCAGAGGCAAATTCTGCTGGGATAAATACCGGCAGATGCGAAAAGACTATGAGGGGAAAGGGTTGCGCTGGATTGTCGATTATGATTGTAAACGGATACGGGGCATCCTCATTTCTAATAGTTCGGATGTAACATTGAAAAACTTCACGTTAATACGTAGTGGCTTTTGGGGCGTTCAGGTGCTCTATTCTACCCGTTGCACACTAAACGGACTTACCATTAACAACAACATTGGCGGGCACGGCCCCAGTACAGATGGCATTGATATCGATTCTTCCACACGCATTCTTCTTGATGGATGTGATATAAATTGCAACGATGATAATATCTGTCTGAAAGCAGGGCGTGATGCAGACGGTTTGCGGGTGAACCGCCCAACGGAGTATGTTGTGGTGCGTAACTGCATTGCCCGTAAAGGTGCCGGCTTGATTACCTGCGGAAGCGAAACGTCGGGAAACATACGCTATGTTTTGGGATATAACCTAAAAGCTTACGGAACATCATCGACTCTCAAACTAAAATCGGCCATGAATCGTGGAGGAACCGTAGATCATATCTACATGACGGATGTGATAGCAGACAGTGTGCAAGATGTATTGGCTGTCGATCTCAACTGGAACCCCAGTTACAGCTATTCGGAATTACCGGAAGAATATAAAGGCAAAGACATTCCCGAACACTGGAAAGTGATGCTAACGCCCGTTGTCCCTCCGGAAAAAGGATATCCTCATTTTAAGGATGTTTATCTGGCAAATGTAAAAGCAACTCACGCAACGCAATTTATTTCGACCTCCGGGTGGAGTGATTCGTTAAAACTTGATAGCTTTGCTGTGTACCATTTAGATGTTGAGGCACAGAAAGCGGGAATTGTTGTTTTCACAAATCATTTTAGAATGAACGATGTGAAATTAAAGATTGCTGATAAGAGTGAGGTAACATTCAAAAACAACACTGAATTAACCAAAGATATTCGATATGAGTAAGTTTAAGGGTTTCGTCATTCTCTGTTTTTGGCTGACTATTGCTCAGACCGGTAGTGCGGGAAACAACAAAACCTTCAACCGGGTGGTAGGTACTGCTCAAAAAGAATCCCGGATTTTGGCATGCAACTATCCGGAATTCTCTTTTCATTTGCCTCAACTGGCAGGCAATTTCCGTCTTGGCATTCAATGCGGAGAAAGGAGCAGTTGGTCGGAAGCGCTTAAAAGCGTCAGTGTAAAAGAGAAAAATGGGAACCTTACTTATGTGATAAGAGATGCTTTGTTGGGAAACGGAATACTCACAGTGCGTGTTGTCGGGCTTACTTACAGCGCCGGACTCATCATGGAGGTAGAAGCGAAAGATGTTCCTCCTACACTGCAACTTATATGGTCGTTCGGGGGATGTTATGGCAAAGTACTGAACGATAAAACAGATAGCCGGATGAAACCGATATATTGTAAAGACAATGTGTTTAGTGTGGAAGGAACTGCTTTTATTTGCTATTATGGCGAAAGCATGAAGCTGAAAGTTATTCGGGGAGTTACCCCACCGGCATCAGATATTCGTTTGTCCGATGCTCACCGGCAGGATACTCCGCTTCTTCTTTATCAATCGGGGAAGAAAACCGATGCACCTGTTTTGGCAGCCGCTTGTGCCATTAAGAGCAACGAAAAGCTTTACTTCTGCTTCTACACTCAGAACAAGGAAGCCGATTACAATTATTATATGCTACCCGCACTCTTTACCCGGGAGTTTAACAAGGAATAAGAATGAACGGGAATCTAAGATTAAAAAGGAGCTTATTGGTTGTTTGTCTTTGCTTGTCGGCATCAACAAACAACTTTGCTCAAGAGTACAAAATCTGGCAGTTCCCTAAAGAACAACTTCCTGTTATCGACGGAAAGGATGATGATTGGGACAAGGTGCCGGAGTCTTATGTTATTTCCATCGACCGAATGAAAGAGGATGAAGGCAAACATGCCAAACCGGATAAGTCGACTTTAGATGCACGTATGAAAGTGGGTTGGTGTGCCGGATTGAACCGCCTTTACTTTTTGTATGAAGCGTATGATAACTACTGGAGATTTAGTGATAACAGTCTGAGTACGGATATATTGGAAGTAGTGGTTGACGGCGATTGCTCCGGTGGCCCTTTTATCGACAAATTTTATCCGGGCAAGAAGGCCGATGTGTGGAAAGCCTGGTTCAACTTTCACGGTTGCCAGGCTCAAAACTATCACATCTTTACCCCTGCGCACAAAGAAGATTGGTGCATGTTATGGGGCCCGCAAGTGTGGCTCAAGCAGAAACCTTATGCCGACTATGCGTATCAATATTCATTTAAAGAAGGCGAAGCCGGTAAACTTAAGCTAGAGTTTTACATCACTCCTTTTGATCATGCCGATGCGGCAGGGCCGGAGAAATCGGTTCCTAGCATCTTACAGGAAAACAACCTTGTGGGGTTGTGCTGGGCAATCATTGATTATGATGCTAATCCGGAGAGTAAAGACGGATTCTGGAACCTGTCTGCCGAACATACCATGTATGGCAATGCCGATTATTTGCCCAAAATGCGTTTAATGCCTTTAGAACCTAAATAATGTTTGTTATGAAATACCTCCTTCTATCTATTAGCTTCCTGATTTGCCATTCGGCAAACATTGACGCCAATATATATAATGTAAAAGAGTATGGCGCCAAAGCCAATGGACAAACCATTGATTCGCAGGCCATAAATAAAACCATTGAAGAGGCTGCCCGCAACGGAGGCGGAACGGTTTATTTTCCCGCCGGAAAGTACGCGTGTTACTCCATCCGGCTACAAAGTCATATCACCTTGTATCTGGAAGCCGGTGCCGAAATTATTGCCGCTTTTCCGGCTGAACGGGAAGGGTACGATGATGCCGAACCCAATGAATACAATCAGTTTCAGGACTTCGGGCATAGCCATTGGAAGAATTCACTTATTTGGGGCATTGGCTTGGAAGATATCACCGTTTGTGGGCCGGGCCTTATTGACGGCGAGGGACTAACAAGAGAAGAAAGCCGGCTGCCCGGTGTAGGCAATAAAGGCATCAGTCTGAAGCTTTGTAAGAATGTAACGCTGAAAGATTTCTCTATGCTACGCTGCGGACATTTTGCTTTATTGGCTACGGGAGTAGATAACTTGACCATTCAAAACCTGAAAGTAGATACTAATCGTGACGGATTCGATATTGACTGCTGTCGCAATGTGCGTATCTCGGATTGTAGTGTTAATTCTCCGTGGGACGATGCTATTGTGCTGAAATCCTCTTATGCATTAGGCTTCTTTCGGGATACGGAAGGCGTAACTATTGCCAATTGCTACGTCTCGGGGTTTGATAGAGGGACCATGCTTAGCGGCACTTATGAGCGTAACGAGCCGCAAGCTCCGGATCACGGTTATGTAACGGGGCGTATTAAACTGGGAACGGAATCGAGCGGAGGTTTCAAGAATATCGCTATTACCAATTGTGTTTTTGAACGTTGTCGCGGATTGGCGCTGGAAACCGTTGACGGAGGACATTTGGAAGATGTGGTGGTTAGTAACATTACCATGCGCGATATCACCAATTCCCCGATATTTCTGCGGCTTGGCGCCCGCATGCGTAGTCCGCAAGGAACACCCATAGGTACCATGAAGCGTATTTTAATCAGTAATGTGAATGTATTTAATGCCGATTCCCGATATGCTTGTATTGTTAGCGGATTGCCGGATGCCTGCATTGAAGATGTTACATTTAGCAATATTCATATTTATTTTGAAGGCGGATATACCGAAGAAGACGGCAAGTGCGCGCCTCCCGAACAAGCGGATGTTTATCCGGAGCCGTGGATGTTCGGCACCATTCCTGCATCCGGATTCTACGTGCGCCATGCTCGTAACATTACCTTTGACAATGTAAACTTTCATTTTGCCTCCCCTGACGGTCGTCCGTTATACGTTACGGACGATGCGGAAATCAACAAGAAATAAACCCAGAGAGCGTTTTATTATCATTTTGCCATAAAATAATGGTATAAAACCATTATCTTTGCCCGTTGCAAAACGATAATAAAACCTCAATATATGGATAAAAAGTTCAAAAGGACAACCGTTACTTCGGCATTACCTTATGCCAACGGACCTGTTCATATTGGCCATCTGGCCGGCGTTTATGTACCTGCCGATATTTATGTGCGCTATTTGCGATTAAAAAAAGAAGATGTGTTATTCATCGGCGGATCCGATGAACACGGAGTACCTATTACTATCCGTGCCAAAAAAGAAGGCGTTACTCCGCAGGATGTAGTCAATCGCTACCACACATTGATTAAGAAATCATTTGCAGAGTTTGGTATTTCTTTTGATATCTACTCGCGCACAACTTCCAAAACCCATCACGATCTGGCTTCGGACTTTTTCCGTACATTATACGACAAAGGAGCTTTTATCGAAAAGACATCTGAGCAGTATTACGATGAAGAGGCTCACCAGTTTCTGGCCGATCGCTACATTACAGGCGAATGCCCTCACTGCCATTCGGAAGGGGCTTATGGAGACCAGTGCGAAAAGTGTGGAACATCTTTGTCGCCTACCGATTTGATAAACCCCAAGAGTACCATTAGCGGTAGTAAACCGGTGATGAGAGAAACGAAACACTGGTATCTGCCTCTCGACCAACATGAAGCGTGGTTACGTAAATGGATATTAGAAGATCACAAAGAGTGGCGCCCCAATGTATACGGACAGTGCAAAAGCTGGCTGGACATGGGTTTGCAACCGCGTGCGGTGAGCCGCGACCTCGACTGGGGCATTCCTGTTCCTGTGGAAGGAGCCGAAGGCAAAGTGCTTTATGTGTGGTTCGATGCTCCGATTGGGTACATCTCTAACACGAAAGAACTTTTGCCGGATAGTTGGGAAACCTGGTGGAAAGACCCTGAAACGCGCCTCGTTCATTTTATCGGCAAAGACAATATCGTGTTTCATTGTATTGTTTTCCCTGCCATGCTAAAAGCCGAAGGCAGTTATATTTTGCCGGACAATGTGCCCAGTAACGAGTTCCTGAATCTGGAAGGAGATAAGATCTCTACTTCACGTAACTGGGCTGTCTGGTTGCATGAGTATCTGGAAGATTTCCCCGGTAAACAGGATGTACTTCGTTATGTGCTTACGGCCAATGCTCCGGAAACTAAAGACAATGACTTTACTTGGAAAGATTTCCAGGCTCGCAATAATAACGAACTGGTTGCTGTTTTCGGAAACTTTGTTAATCGTGCGATGGTACTTACGCAAAAGTATTTCGATGGAAAAGTTCCTGCGGCCAATGAACTGACCGACTATGACCGTGAAACATTGAAAGAGTTTGTAAACGTAAAGGCCGAGGTAGAGAAGTTGCTGAATGTATTTAAGTTCCGTGATGCGCAAAAGGAGGCTATGAATCTGGCTCGTATCGGAAACAAATACCTTGCGGACACGGAACCCTGGAAGTTGGCGAAGACAGATATGGAACGTGTGGCCACCATCTTAAACATCAGCTTGCAACTGGTGGCAAACCTGGCTATTGCTTTTGAACCTTTTCTACCGTTCACTTCGGAGAAGCTTCGCAAGATGGTTAACATGAAGAGCTTTGACTGGGCGGAACTGGGACATACGGATTTATTGCCGGGCGGACATGTGCTGAATGAGCCGGAATTGCTTTTCGAGAAGATTGAAGATAGCGAGATAGAAGATCAGGTACAAAAACTACTGGATACAAAGAAGGAAAACGAAGAGGCTAGCTACAGAGCCAAGCCGATACGTGCCAACGTTGAGTTTGACGACTTCACCAAGTTGGATATCCGTGTGGGTACCATACTCGAATGCCAAAGGGTGCCTAAAGCCGATAAGTTGCTTCAGTTTATAATTGACGATGGCTTGGACAAGCGAACCATTGTTTCGGGCATTGCTCAACACTACAAGCCCGGAGAACTTATAGGTAAGCAGGTTTGCTTCATAGCCAACCTTGCACCACGTAAACTAAAGGGAGTGATTAGCGAAGGAATGATACTTTCGGCGGAAAATAACGATGGCAGTCTTACCGTAGTGATGCCGGGAAAAGAAGTAAAACCGGGCAGCGAAGTTAAGTAACGGATGGGCGAGCCAATGCACTCTTTATTATAAGTGAAGAGGCTTTGCCGGTTGCCCGTATTCTATAAATAAACCCATGAAGGAGCAATCGTTAAAACAAAAAACAGTCGGAGCTCTGCTCTGGAACTTGCTGGACCGCATGGGACAGCAGGTTTTGCTGTTTATTGTCGGCATAATCGTAGCCAATATTCTTTCGGTAGAAGACTATGCTCTGGTTGGTATGCTGGCCATCTTCAGTGCGGTGGCCAACATAGTGCTCGATAGCGGGTTTAGTGCCGCGCTGATACAAAAGAAAGAAACCACCGAGCGCGACTTCAGCTCTGTCTTTTGGTTCAATCTGGGCATCAGCATCTTGCTCTATTTGTTGCTTGTCTCTGTTTCTCCCTTCATAGCCCGTTTCTTTTCGCAACCTAAACTGACCAAACTGGCTGCGGTTGTGTTTCTGGCCCTCCCCATTAACTCTCTGGCCATTATTCAAACCACTATCTTTACGAAGGAGGTGCGCTTCAAGGTATTGGCTAAAGTAAACCTGCTCTCGATGACTTTTTCGGGAATAGCCTCTTTAGCAATGGCTTACGCCGGATTTGGCGTATGGACACTGGCACTGCAACCGGTGATACTAGCACTGGCGCGTACATTACTGCTCTGGTTGCAAAGTTCGTGGCGCCCGCAACGTGTATTTAGTTTCTCGTCAATACGGGTTTTGTTCCGTTTTGCTTCCAGTCTACTGCTGGCCAGCCTCATCAATACTTGTTTCCTGAATATCTACTCCGTTATTATCGGCAAACTTTATCCGATAAGGCAATTGGGGTACTACACTCAGGGGAGTAAGATGTGCGACATGGGTGTGAGCATGCTTTACGGAAGTATACAAAACGCAACATATCCCATCTTTAGCAGCATACAAGATGAGAAAGATCGTTTGATACGGGCTTATCGCAAAACCATTCGCTTTACGGCTTTTATCACTTTCCCGGTGTTGGCCGGACTGGTGGTCATTGCCCGTCCGCTTATTGAGCTATTGCTTAAAGAGGAGTGGTGGCCGGCTATTCCTTTCTTTCAGCTGCTTTGTGCCGGAGGATGCTTCACCATTCTTACAGCCATCAACAATAATTTTATCAAGGTAAGCGGTCGTTCGGACGGGATATTGAAACTGGAGTATTTCAAGATTGTAATTACCGTCATTATTCTGGCACTGACGTATAACAGGCCGGTGCTTGTTATGGTGGTCGGACTGGTGGTTGCCCGGGCCATCATCTATTTTATTAATATGATATACACCGCACGGTTTACCGGCTATGGTGTGATGATGCAATGCCGCGATTTGCTTCCCTACCTGTTTCTTTCGGGAGTGATGGCTGTTGTGCTTTTACCGATGGGCCATTATATAACCGGAAACGGACTGCTCATTAGTGTGCAAATAGTAACGGGAGGCATAGTCTATGTTGTACTAACCTACGTCACCGGCTCGCGGATACTGAAAGAATCGATAGAGTTGTTGCTTAAAAACAGAAGGAGGCGATGATGCAGGCAATACCCAAAGTAAGCGTACTGATGCTTACTTACAATCAGGAAAGATACATTGAAAAGGCTATCCGTAGCGTGATGCGGCAGGAAACCGACTTTCCGTTTGAGCTCATTATAGGTAACGATGCCAGCAATGATGAAACGGGTGCTATCTGCCGTGCCTGGCAAGATAATTATCTTGATCGGATTGTACTTCTGAACAACGAACAAAACGTGGGGTTTCAGCAGAACTTTATTCAATCGTATGCGCATTGCCGGGGAACGTACGTTGCCATCTGCGAAGGAGATGACTTTTGGACGAACAGGCACAAACTGCAAAGGCAGGTCGACTTTCTGGATGCTCATCCCGACTACTCCACTTGCTTTCACCGCGTGATTAATTACTTTCAGGATAAGGGCACCAAAAGCCTTAGCAATGGAGGGCAGAAAGAAGATACAACCATTCTTGACCTGGCACGGAGCAACTATATATCAAACGTTTCCGCTTTGTTTCGTCGGGGGTTGTTCGGCGAGTTGCCCGAATGGTTTTCACGGGTAAGTACATACGACTATGCCATTCATCTGCTCAATGCCCAATATGGCAAGATACATTATATGAAAACCCCGATGGCTGTTTACCGGCAACACAGAAGTGCCATCTGGAGCGAAGCGGGAACCGATAAGAAGCTAAACATCGCCCTGCAAATAAGGGAACTACTGATGGCCTATTTTATCGAAAACAAAGAAGTGTATGACGCTTTGCGGGGGGCTTATGCCTCTATTGCCATCAGCCTGATTCGTTATTATTCGTCGGCCGGCAAAGGCAGCGAAGAGCTAATAAGCGAAACGGAAAGCCGCTTGCTGCGCTATTTTCCCGAATGGACTGTGGAGGAGCTGAAGGCCAGAGAAAAGATTCCGTCACTTACAACCGGACAACAATTAGAGAAGTACACCATGCTTTGCCTGAAACAAGGGCGCGCATTGGTTTCACGATTTATTCCGCTACCCCGAATGTAGCAGGCATAAGCCGGTGGGCAAGCAAGGGGTAGAGGTTCTCTTTGTATCATTTATTCCGCA containing:
- a CDS encoding rhamnogalacturonan acetylesterase, yielding MSQAQQTKFSFRFDNNKKTEGAIGITPQSVFTEAVGYGYDLLPSPDGKSNRPFYFSVTVPDGNYRVTVTLGAKKKAGETTVRGESRRLFIENLPTKKGEFVKRSFVINKRNPMIAEGEYVKIKPREKNKLNWDGKLTFEFNGSAPCLAALSIEKVDAIPTIFLCGNSTVVDQDNEPWASWGQMIPRFFNDQVCFANYAESGEAANTFLAAGRLKKALTQMKPGDYIFMEFGHNDQKQKGPGKGAYYSFMTSLKIFIDEARERGAQPVLVTPTQRRSFNDEGKIVDTHGEYPDAMRWLAHKENVPLIDLNAMTRILYEAMGVEGTKKAFVHYPANTYPGQTKALEDNTHFNPYGAYQIAKCVIEGMKANKLGFVKYLSDDYQTFNPAHPDNLATFKWCPSPFTEIEKPDGN
- a CDS encoding glycosyltransferase; its protein translation is MMQAIPKVSVLMLTYNQERYIEKAIRSVMRQETDFPFELIIGNDASNDETGAICRAWQDNYLDRIVLLNNEQNVGFQQNFIQSYAHCRGTYVAICEGDDFWTNRHKLQRQVDFLDAHPDYSTCFHRVINYFQDKGTKSLSNGGQKEDTTILDLARSNYISNVSALFRRGLFGELPEWFSRVSTYDYAIHLLNAQYGKIHYMKTPMAVYRQHRSAIWSEAGTDKKLNIALQIRELLMAYFIENKEVYDALRGAYASIAISLIRYYSSAGKGSEELISETESRLLRYFPEWTVEELKAREKIPSLTTGQQLEKYTMLCLKQGRALVSRFIPLPRM
- a CDS encoding glycoside hydrolase family 28 protein; translated protein: MKYLLLSISFLICHSANIDANIYNVKEYGAKANGQTIDSQAINKTIEEAARNGGGTVYFPAGKYACYSIRLQSHITLYLEAGAEIIAAFPAEREGYDDAEPNEYNQFQDFGHSHWKNSLIWGIGLEDITVCGPGLIDGEGLTREESRLPGVGNKGISLKLCKNVTLKDFSMLRCGHFALLATGVDNLTIQNLKVDTNRDGFDIDCCRNVRISDCSVNSPWDDAIVLKSSYALGFFRDTEGVTIANCYVSGFDRGTMLSGTYERNEPQAPDHGYVTGRIKLGTESSGGFKNIAITNCVFERCRGLALETVDGGHLEDVVVSNITMRDITNSPIFLRLGARMRSPQGTPIGTMKRILISNVNVFNADSRYACIVSGLPDACIEDVTFSNIHIYFEGGYTEEDGKCAPPEQADVYPEPWMFGTIPASGFYVRHARNITFDNVNFHFASPDGRPLYVTDDAEINKK
- the metG gene encoding methionine--tRNA ligase; translated protein: MDKKFKRTTVTSALPYANGPVHIGHLAGVYVPADIYVRYLRLKKEDVLFIGGSDEHGVPITIRAKKEGVTPQDVVNRYHTLIKKSFAEFGISFDIYSRTTSKTHHDLASDFFRTLYDKGAFIEKTSEQYYDEEAHQFLADRYITGECPHCHSEGAYGDQCEKCGTSLSPTDLINPKSTISGSKPVMRETKHWYLPLDQHEAWLRKWILEDHKEWRPNVYGQCKSWLDMGLQPRAVSRDLDWGIPVPVEGAEGKVLYVWFDAPIGYISNTKELLPDSWETWWKDPETRLVHFIGKDNIVFHCIVFPAMLKAEGSYILPDNVPSNEFLNLEGDKISTSRNWAVWLHEYLEDFPGKQDVLRYVLTANAPETKDNDFTWKDFQARNNNELVAVFGNFVNRAMVLTQKYFDGKVPAANELTDYDRETLKEFVNVKAEVEKLLNVFKFRDAQKEAMNLARIGNKYLADTEPWKLAKTDMERVATILNISLQLVANLAIAFEPFLPFTSEKLRKMVNMKSFDWAELGHTDLLPGGHVLNEPELLFEKIEDSEIEDQVQKLLDTKKENEEASYRAKPIRANVEFDDFTKLDIRVGTILECQRVPKADKLLQFIIDDGLDKRTIVSGIAQHYKPGELIGKQVCFIANLAPRKLKGVISEGMILSAENNDGSLTVVMPGKEVKPGSEVK
- a CDS encoding glycosyl hydrolase family 28 protein, producing the protein MKKIIIASLAALCLCGCGSLNKNSGDIPSFDWLNASERGDLSWAKEVGSRQFPKDKIFRVKAFGAVNDSTVLSTLAIQRTIDSCSNAGGGIVAFEPGYYQTGALFIKKGVNLQIGKGVTLLASTNFKDYPEFRTRIAGIEMVWPSAVLNIMDAENAAVSGEGTLDCRGKFCWDKYRQMRKDYEGKGLRWIVDYDCKRIRGILISNSSDVTLKNFTLIRSGFWGVQVLYSTRCTLNGLTINNNIGGHGPSTDGIDIDSSTRILLDGCDINCNDDNICLKAGRDADGLRVNRPTEYVVVRNCIARKGAGLITCGSETSGNIRYVLGYNLKAYGTSSTLKLKSAMNRGGTVDHIYMTDVIADSVQDVLAVDLNWNPSYSYSELPEEYKGKDIPEHWKVMLTPVVPPEKGYPHFKDVYLANVKATHATQFISTSGWSDSLKLDSFAVYHLDVEAQKAGIVVFTNHFRMNDVKLKIADKSEVTFKNNTELTKDIRYE
- a CDS encoding DUF4450 domain-containing protein, whose protein sequence is MSKFKGFVILCFWLTIAQTGSAGNNKTFNRVVGTAQKESRILACNYPEFSFHLPQLAGNFRLGIQCGERSSWSEALKSVSVKEKNGNLTYVIRDALLGNGILTVRVVGLTYSAGLIMEVEAKDVPPTLQLIWSFGGCYGKVLNDKTDSRMKPIYCKDNVFSVEGTAFICYYGESMKLKVIRGVTPPASDIRLSDAHRQDTPLLLYQSGKKTDAPVLAAACAIKSNEKLYFCFYTQNKEADYNYYMLPALFTREFNKE
- a CDS encoding lipopolysaccharide biosynthesis protein, producing the protein MKEQSLKQKTVGALLWNLLDRMGQQVLLFIVGIIVANILSVEDYALVGMLAIFSAVANIVLDSGFSAALIQKKETTERDFSSVFWFNLGISILLYLLLVSVSPFIARFFSQPKLTKLAAVVFLALPINSLAIIQTTIFTKEVRFKVLAKVNLLSMTFSGIASLAMAYAGFGVWTLALQPVILALARTLLLWLQSSWRPQRVFSFSSIRVLFRFASSLLLASLINTCFLNIYSVIIGKLYPIRQLGYYTQGSKMCDMGVSMLYGSIQNATYPIFSSIQDEKDRLIRAYRKTIRFTAFITFPVLAGLVVIARPLIELLLKEEWWPAIPFFQLLCAGGCFTILTAINNNFIKVSGRSDGILKLEYFKIVITVIILALTYNRPVLVMVVGLVVARAIIYFINMIYTARFTGYGVMMQCRDLLPYLFLSGVMAVVLLPMGHYITGNGLLISVQIVTGGIVYVVLTYVTGSRILKESIELLLKNRRRR